One Vibrio quintilis DNA segment encodes these proteins:
- a CDS encoding DEAD/DEAH box helicase produces the protein MGFTSLGLSAPILRAIQEIGYNTPSPVQAQAIPAVLKGKDVMAAAQTGTGKTAGFTLPILERLSHGPRARGNHVRALILTPTRELAAQIQDNILMYSKHLPLSSAVVFGGVKINPQMQRLTKGADILVATPGRLMDLYSQNAVKFSQLEVLVLDEADRMLDMGFLRDVRKILKLLPAKRQNLLFSATFSQEIRDLAKGLVNSPVEISVNPANSTARTVEQCIYPADVKKKPPMLAKLIKEGNWQQVLVFTRTKHGANRLAAFLTNEKLAAAAIHGNKSQNARTKALADFKSGQLRVLVATDIAARGIDIPQLPQVVNFELPKVAQDYVHRIGRTGRAGESGKAISLVSAIEAPDLFAIERLTQQLLPRITLSGYQPTNPLPESKLDTRPIKPKKPKKAKTTESRKSQVSEPSPSSQPPKRRKPRRPDGKPAAAGSGQKKRFSQGETTGDNKPTQPKRKKPANRNTTNQQTQHSAAGQPKSAGQRRKTRRPSGTAKAAQ, from the coding sequence ATGGGTTTTACCTCGCTGGGTCTGTCTGCACCAATTCTTCGTGCAATACAGGAAATCGGATACAACACACCTTCTCCTGTTCAGGCGCAAGCCATTCCGGCCGTACTCAAAGGCAAAGATGTGATGGCTGCTGCACAGACAGGTACGGGTAAAACCGCAGGGTTTACACTGCCAATACTGGAGCGTCTCTCTCACGGTCCGCGGGCTCGCGGCAACCACGTCCGGGCACTGATTCTGACCCCAACCAGAGAGCTGGCTGCCCAGATTCAGGACAACATTCTGATGTACAGCAAACACCTGCCGCTCAGCAGTGCGGTTGTGTTTGGTGGCGTGAAAATCAATCCGCAAATGCAGCGCCTGACAAAAGGTGCCGATATTCTGGTGGCGACACCGGGCCGTCTGATGGATTTATACAGTCAGAACGCAGTGAAATTTTCCCAGCTGGAAGTGCTGGTACTGGATGAAGCGGACCGGATGCTGGATATGGGCTTCCTGCGTGATGTGCGTAAGATTCTGAAGCTCCTGCCGGCAAAACGCCAGAACCTGCTGTTTTCTGCAACTTTCTCTCAGGAAATCCGCGATCTGGCGAAAGGGCTGGTCAACAGCCCGGTTGAAATTTCGGTCAACCCGGCTAACTCAACCGCCCGGACCGTCGAGCAATGTATTTATCCGGCTGATGTGAAGAAAAAGCCACCGATGCTGGCGAAGCTCATCAAAGAAGGCAACTGGCAGCAGGTACTGGTGTTTACCCGGACCAAGCATGGTGCTAACCGGTTAGCCGCCTTTCTGACCAATGAAAAGCTGGCAGCAGCAGCGATTCACGGAAACAAAAGCCAGAATGCACGGACAAAAGCACTGGCTGATTTTAAATCCGGTCAGTTGCGTGTTCTGGTTGCCACAGATATTGCAGCCCGCGGTATCGATATCCCGCAACTTCCGCAGGTAGTCAACTTTGAACTGCCGAAAGTCGCACAGGATTATGTGCACCGAATCGGCCGGACGGGCCGGGCCGGAGAAAGCGGTAAAGCGATCTCACTGGTTTCTGCCATTGAAGCGCCGGACCTGTTTGCGATCGAACGCCTGACACAGCAATTACTGCCGCGCATCACACTCAGCGGCTACCAGCCAACCAATCCGTTACCGGAATCAAAGCTGGACACGCGCCCGATTAAGCCGAAAAAGCCTAAAAAGGCGAAGACGACGGAAAGCCGGAAAAGCCAAGTTTCTGAGCCATCGCCTTCATCTCAACCGCCTAAGCGGCGTAAACCGCGCCGTCCGGATGGAAAGCCAGCCGCAGCCGGTTCAGGTCAGAAAAAACGCTTCAGTCAGGGTGAAACGACTGGTGACAACAAGCCAACCCAACCAAAGCGTAAGAAACCAGCCAACAGAAATACTACAAATCAGCAAACGCAGCACTCAGCAGCAGGTCAACCAAAATCTGCCGGGCAGCGCCGGAAAACGCGGCGACCATCAGGCACGGCGAAAGCAGCGCAA
- a CDS encoding low molecular weight protein tyrosine phosphatase family protein, whose translation MTNILFICSRNQWRSPTGEQVWKNHPALNVRSAGTSPGAKRTVNAKDIQWADVIFVMEEKHKNRLEASFTRLLQYKAIQVLDIPDEYQYMDSELVEIMQQTVGNYLGLS comes from the coding sequence GTGACAAACATTCTTTTTATATGCAGCCGTAATCAATGGCGCAGCCCGACTGGTGAACAGGTGTGGAAAAATCACCCGGCGCTGAATGTCAGGTCTGCCGGTACCAGTCCGGGCGCAAAAAGAACAGTCAATGCCAAAGATATTCAGTGGGCAGATGTGATTTTTGTGATGGAAGAAAAACATAAAAACCGCCTGGAAGCTTCGTTTACCCGCCTGCTCCAATATAAAGCTATTCAGGTTTTAGATATCCCGGATGAATATCAGTACATGGACAGCGAGCTGGTTGAAATCATGCAGCAGACGGTTGGCAATTATCTGGGGTTGTCTTGA
- a CDS encoding DNA cytosine methyltransferase, protein MIHPNELIIDNFAGGGGASTGIEQALGRPVDIAINHDPLAIDMHKLNHPETTHYCESVWDVDPVAVCKGRPVGFAWFSPDCKHFSKAKGNKPVDKNIRGLAWVALRWAALVPVRVIMMENVEEFTSWGPLIEVSPGVFKPDPDRKGETFEAFVKTLTTGLEKDNPAWPEIKESLGDDFPYEKLVQGLGYQLDYRVLKACDYGAPTTRERCFLVARNDGEEIRWPEKTHGPKGSRYIPYRTAADIIDWSIPTRSIFDRKKPLAEKTLIRIAKGLEKYVFCDDPFIAPNGCVAMIERQFGRSSGADIDLPLATVTAGGGGKSALVTSHMIKFRGSNIGNPTDEPVRTISSGGLHIGEVRAFLIKYYGTSSATPLTDSLGAVTTKDRFGLVTVKGQQYQIVDIGMRMLEPHELFAAQGFPSDYSFSHDSSGKKLTKENQVARCGNAVCPPLAKALVEANVRPELQEIAA, encoded by the coding sequence ATGATACATCCAAACGAACTTATTATTGATAATTTCGCCGGAGGTGGCGGAGCATCCACCGGCATTGAACAGGCATTAGGACGACCTGTGGACATAGCGATTAATCACGATCCACTGGCTATAGATATGCACAAACTGAATCATCCGGAGACAACACATTACTGTGAGTCTGTCTGGGATGTTGACCCTGTGGCTGTCTGTAAAGGTCGCCCGGTTGGCTTTGCGTGGTTTTCCCCGGACTGTAAGCACTTTTCAAAAGCAAAGGGAAACAAACCGGTTGATAAGAACATCAGAGGGTTAGCATGGGTTGCTCTGAGGTGGGCTGCATTAGTTCCTGTACGGGTCATCATGATGGAAAATGTTGAAGAATTTACTTCTTGGGGGCCACTCATTGAAGTTTCACCCGGAGTATTTAAACCCGATCCAGACAGAAAAGGCGAAACCTTTGAGGCATTTGTTAAGACTCTCACGACCGGACTTGAAAAAGATAATCCGGCCTGGCCTGAAATAAAAGAATCTTTAGGTGATGATTTCCCTTATGAAAAGTTAGTGCAAGGTCTGGGGTACCAATTAGACTACCGTGTTCTAAAAGCCTGCGACTACGGCGCACCTACAACCAGAGAACGGTGCTTTTTAGTCGCCCGGAATGACGGGGAAGAAATTCGCTGGCCGGAGAAAACGCACGGCCCAAAAGGAAGCAGATACATACCTTACAGGACTGCAGCAGATATCATTGACTGGTCGATTCCTACCCGTTCAATCTTTGATCGCAAGAAACCATTAGCAGAGAAAACATTAATCCGGATAGCAAAAGGCTTAGAAAAATATGTCTTCTGTGACGATCCATTTATTGCACCTAATGGATGCGTCGCGATGATAGAACGCCAGTTTGGCCGGAGCTCCGGAGCTGATATTGATCTCCCTCTGGCAACCGTCACCGCCGGAGGTGGAGGAAAATCCGCACTGGTTACCAGCCATATGATTAAGTTTCGTGGTTCAAATATCGGCAACCCAACTGATGAGCCAGTCCGTACAATTTCTTCCGGCGGATTACATATCGGAGAAGTCAGGGCATTTCTCATCAAGTATTACGGTACCAGTTCCGCAACACCGTTAACTGACTCTCTCGGTGCTGTGACGACAAAAGACCGGTTTGGGCTGGTCACAGTCAAAGGACAGCAATATCAGATCGTTGATATTGGCATGAGAATGTTAGAACCACATGAATTATTTGCGGCTCAGGGCTTCCCTTCCGACTACAGCTTTTCACATGACAGTTCAGGAAAGAAGCTCACAAAAGAGAATCAAGTTGCAAGGTGTGGAAATGCTGTTTGCCCACCGTTAGCCAAGGCACTGGTTGAAGCCAATGTTCGACCAGAACTTCAAGAAATTGCTGCTTAA
- a CDS encoding nucleoid-associated protein, with protein MKLFGEIRMSITVLNIDIQQIEKNNADELILAENNSTPIEINFAVENLVNEISKAKLSKSKGFGSFNDDSTFQSGVDHYLNQKIAFSQFAEVEAEHLLDEMCKYPFAEAGTLVFTHYQTLSTEYIMVALIPAAIGIKLNSEHSLNPIDYLDIASITLAAEVNLSDYRINQKSRCVSFMKTRSGSRVKDFFLDFLEVEFFDSKQKNRELIHAIDNFIRDDGMDKDTANSSYKIVKDMCSEAFSEGDEVSVLEISDSLPDTGGRTFSEFTQEQNFDLDDTIPVEKSVICNLTKFKGSGGGVNVTFDRQLLDERVFYDAETDTLTIKGTPPNLRDQLSRA; from the coding sequence ATGAAACTATTTGGAGAAATCCGCATGAGCATCACTGTATTAAATATTGATATTCAGCAAATCGAAAAAAATAACGCTGATGAGCTGATTCTTGCTGAAAACAACTCTACCCCGATTGAAATAAATTTTGCCGTAGAAAATCTGGTTAACGAAATATCCAAAGCAAAGCTGAGCAAATCAAAGGGATTTGGATCCTTCAACGATGACAGTACATTTCAGTCAGGTGTTGACCATTATTTAAACCAAAAAATTGCATTCTCTCAGTTCGCTGAGGTCGAAGCTGAGCACCTGCTCGATGAGATGTGTAAATACCCTTTTGCCGAAGCGGGAACATTGGTTTTTACTCATTATCAGACTCTGTCAACGGAATACATCATGGTTGCCCTCATACCTGCCGCAATAGGTATCAAGCTCAACTCAGAGCACTCATTAAATCCGATTGATTATCTGGACATAGCCAGCATTACACTGGCGGCTGAAGTTAATTTGTCAGACTACAGAATTAACCAGAAAAGTCGGTGTGTCTCATTCATGAAAACAAGATCGGGAAGTCGGGTAAAAGACTTCTTTCTTGATTTCCTTGAGGTTGAATTTTTCGATTCTAAACAGAAGAACAGAGAGTTGATTCATGCCATCGACAACTTCATCCGTGATGACGGGATGGATAAAGATACGGCTAATTCATCATACAAAATTGTCAAAGATATGTGTTCCGAAGCGTTTAGTGAAGGTGATGAGGTGTCTGTTTTGGAGATATCAGATAGCCTGCCGGATACAGGCGGGAGGACTTTCTCTGAATTTACTCAGGAACAAAACTTCGATTTGGATGACACAATACCAGTTGAAAAAAGTGTTATCTGCAACCTAACAAAATTCAAAGGCTCTGGTGGCGGAGTCAACGTCACATTCGATCGGCAACTTCTTGATGAGCGCGTCTTCTACGACGCAGAAACTGACACACTAACAATCAAAGGCACCCCGCCAAATCTACGGGATCAACTTTCCCGGGCATAA
- a CDS encoding DNA methyltransferase yields the protein MTKQRIERDFYPTPVWCVKALLQQIEFRPNDVISEPCRGDGRILNELRESHKTKWAEISEDIDYLKPNQNMAADVIITNPPFSLALEFISTALTRDLSYDGTMCFLLRLSMLGSKSRADFWRKFPWTNLLILTPRPSFVHGSSDNSEYAWICWDRGNRIKRPEFWTLKRSEVEQ from the coding sequence GTGACCAAACAACGAATCGAGCGGGATTTTTACCCGACACCAGTCTGGTGCGTAAAAGCTCTGCTTCAGCAAATAGAATTCCGCCCCAATGATGTTATATCGGAGCCTTGCAGAGGTGATGGACGAATATTAAACGAACTTCGGGAGTCTCATAAAACTAAATGGGCTGAAATTTCCGAAGATATTGATTATTTGAAGCCAAACCAAAACATGGCCGCAGATGTCATTATCACTAACCCACCCTTCAGCCTTGCCCTTGAATTCATTTCGACGGCACTCACGAGAGACTTATCATATGACGGCACAATGTGTTTTCTGCTTCGACTATCAATGCTCGGCAGTAAAAGCCGGGCTGATTTCTGGCGTAAGTTTCCGTGGACAAATCTGTTAATTCTGACTCCCCGCCCCTCATTTGTTCATGGCAGTTCAGACAACTCTGAATACGCCTGGATATGTTGGGATCGGGGAAACAGAATTAAACGGCCCGAATTTTGGACTCTGAAGAGATCGGAGGTTGAACAATGA